A segment of the uncultured Desulfobulbus sp. genome:
CCTGCCAACAGGGGCTGACCAGGAGCAGATGCTGGGTATCCCCGAAAAAAAGGCAAAGTCCTGGTTGCTGGATCACTTGCTGCAGGAACCAAAGGAAGAACTTCTCCAGGAGAGTGGGCTTGCACGGGCTGTTGATGCGGCTTTGGAGGCAGTGGCTCCCTCCATTGTGACCCAGGTGGAAACGGCCTGTCCGGAATGTAGAGCAACCAATCGGGTAGAGCTTGATCCTTATCGGGTTCTCTGCCGAAGAAGCGATGCTTTGCTGGAGGAAATTCATCAATTGGCCAGCCATTATCATTGGAGTGAGAGAGAAATTTTAGATTTACCTTGCTCCAGACGACAACGCTACCTGGATTTAATTGATCAATATCGCGGAATGATGAAATAAAATATTTCTCTCTTTCTATGTGATGAGTTTACTCGGCGATACCATACATGATGCCCGTCGTCCCTTGCCCGGTAGAACAGCGGGACAGCTGCGCCCAATGGTATCTGCTGACTACACGGAGAGCAACCCGGAGGAGGAACAAACGTCCTCAGAGCTGCAGACCGTGTTTCGATTTCAGAAGGAGGGGCTGCCGTCGCCCAAGACGGGGTCCCGCGAGGCGTCATTCCGGTCGGGAGCTGATACCAGTTTACCGGCTGGTGACCCTTTGTCAGTGGAAAGTGCGGTTGAAAGACCAAGCTTATTCACCAGTGATGTTAACGGCAACGAAGGCATCTTTTCCGTAAAGGGCGATAATCGAGGAAACGAACTGGAAACAGGACAGAGCAATCACAGAAGTCCGAGTTGGTCAACGGCAGCCAAGATGAGCGCTGTTTCAAGTACGCGTCAGTCAGAAGTTATGTCTGAGCCAAACGAATCAGTTTCTGCACATCAGCGGCATCAGTCCCGCGAACAAAACGGCAGTGGGCGCACTGTTAGTGAACAAGAAGAAACGTACCAGAGCTGGATTCCGGGTCAGGGCGCCCCTTCTGAATCTTTTTTCACCGCACCGATCACCCCCCTGAGATCGGTAACACCGGGGCCGACTCCAGTTGAGCGGCCACATGTCCCTGGCCAGACCCCACGTCAGGCTGAAGCGGTTCCCGGTCAAGCGGTGGAATTTTTCGAGGCTGTACCCGGTGAGGTGGGTATCCCCCCAGCGGAAGAACAAGAATCACGGGCAATTCCTGCCCAGAGCAGGACTCCCTGGCAGCCAACTGCGGTCCAGGATCCTGTTTATTCCCCCCAGCTGATTGAGAGCCAGCCTTCTGCAGCTGATTCTGGCCCACGCTTAGTGATTGGCCATATTGATGTGGTGGTGGTGGCTGAGAGCAAACAGGCTCGCCCTGGTACGCCGGTACGCTCTCGAACAAATTCTGGCTTTGTCAGCCGCAACTATCTTAAACGGCTCTGATATGGCATTGGTCTCCTCCCCCCTTTCTCAGGTCTGTAAAGGTATTCGTACCTATCTGGATGGTGCGGTTAACGGACCGGATCGCAGCCGGGTCAGTGTGGGCTTGGCCACACCGGCTGAAGCCTCCTCTTCCAGTGCCGGCGATTCCGATCACCGGCTCAACCTCTTTTTCTATAGTTTCGAACCTGCAGGGCTGTTTCCTGATATTCTTCCAGGTGAAACAAGCTGGATGCGTGCCTTCTGTTTGATCACCCCCTTTGCAGGTGAGGAAGACAGCGTGGGGCCTGGTGAAAATGACCTGCGCCTGATCGGTGAGGTCAGCCGTATCTTCCATGAACGCCCTATTTTCCATTTGGATGTGGAAGGTGAGCGATACCACTTGCAGGTGATTCTGCAACCCCTGGCTCTTGATCAGCTCAACCAGCTCTGGTCCACCCAGGGAGATACGGTCTATCGTCCCTCGCTTCTCTATGAGATTTCTCTTATGCCGGTGGTTCCTCTGGACAAGGCAGTTCCTGCCCCCCTCACCGGAGCCATGGGGATGGAAGTTCTGTCAAATCTTGACTCTTATGATGTACATCCGAAGACAAATCCGCCCCAAGTTATGGCCATGGAGCCGAATGTTCGTTTGCCGGACTGGACACCGGCCGTTGCCCTGGTCTATCAAGGGCAATGCAGCCTCAGCCTCGTGTTTCAGGTGGGCAGTGAGGTGTTAGCCAATTTTATTCCCCAGGTCTGGCTGGCGGGTGAGGTTGGTAGGTCGGTAACTCTCTGCTGGGAGACCTGGGAGGCAGGGAGAGGATGGCAAAAAGTGGACCCCACCACTCCGGTTCTGGTACCCAACCGGGCCATAGACCCGGACAGTGTGGGGATGGCAACAGTTGTTCCGGCAACACTCCCCTTTGTTGATCGTGCTGGTCAAATGCTGTTGTATGCCGAGCGCAGTCTGATTCGTCCAACGGATGGGACCTCTATGCAGTTGCGCTCCAACCCACTGCTCATCACCCTTTATACTGGTTGATCCCATGAATGTGGCCCAGAATAGCAGCGTTGATCAGCTTGATCCTGAATGGCGTCGGCTGGAACTGTTGTGCTGGTGTCTCTCCAAAGGACGTCGGGGAGAAAAGCTGGGCGATGACGTCTTGGAGCAGATCCGGGATCTCCAGGCTCAAGTGCATGCACTCCGTGATCCGGATGGAGTTTGGCGGGATCTTCTTGATCTTGATCTCGATCCACTGGAGTTTGATATTCTGGCTGCTGTGCTGGCACCGGAGATTGAGCCCAGAATTGGCTGGAGCTTTCAAAGTGTGCAGGTAGGCGTAAGCCAACCCTGGGCAACCCGCAGTCTGATTCAGGAACTGTTTGCCCTGGATAGAGTGCAGGCGAAGGAGCTCAGATGTTTTCTCGGGCCGCAGGGAACCTTGCGGCGGCGCCGTTTGATTTGTTGTGAACAGGAGGGACCGTACGCACCGATTGTTCCTGACCCCGGTACCCTCAGGCGCATCACCGGCGAGAAGAGAGAAATTCCTCCACCTCCGGGTGCCATTCCCGTACGCCAGCTGGCCAGTTGGGATGATCTGGTACTGCCGGCTAGTAAGCTGGCTATGCTCAAAGAATTTCTGCTTTGGATCGAGCAACGCGACCGCGTGGTTCACTCCTGGCTGGGGCAACCTGTTGGTGGGCCTGTGGCCCTGTTCACCGGCCCTTCTGGAACGGGTAAGACCTTTGCCGCTACGGTATTGGCCGGATCGCTTGGCTGGCAACTGTTTCGAGTTGATCTGGGGCGACTGGTCAGCAAGTACGTGGGGGAGACCGAGGAAAATCTCAACAAACTCTTTGATGCAGCCCATGATCAACCCATGGTTCTCCAGTTTGATGAGGCCGATGCCCTCTTCGCCAAACGTGGAGAGGTGAAGGAGGCAAGAGACCGCTATGCCAACATGGAGGTCAGTCATCTCTTGAGCCGTATAGAATCCCATAATGGCCCCTGCATTCTTACGACTAACCTGCGTAAACAGTTCGATGGTGCCTTTACCCGGCGTTTTCAGCTGGTGGTTGATTTTCCCCGGCCTGATGCCAAGGCCCGTGCTGCCCTCTGGAACCGTTTGTTACCCCCCAAAGCACCGCTTAATCCGGAGATTGATCCGGGTTTTATCGGTGCAGCAGTGGCCCTGACCGGTGGTTCAATCCGCAACGCGGCGCTGTATGCCGCTTACCTTGCAGCCGGTGCAGTTCAATCCATTGGTCTTGATCATATCGCCCATGCGATTTGGCGTGAGTTGGGCAAGGAGGGACGGGAGATTCAGCCCCAGGACCTTGGACCACTTGCCAAATACCTGCCCCAGGAGTTGTTCTGTGAAGACTGAAATCGGCCAGCTGCAGCTGCACTTGCCACCAGGATTTGAAAAGCGTGCCCAGCGCATTGGACGTCTGGTGGCAGAGAACCTCGCAACTTACACCAACCTACCGCCCGGAAGGATTGATCATCTGCGGGTGGGACCTGTTCGGGTGGAGTTGCAGCATTCCGACGGGCGGGTGGCGCGAAGAATAGCGGAATCGATTTATGCATCCCTCCAGGGTGGTAGCCCTTAAAGAGGAGTACGAAACCTATGATTGCACACTTAAAAGGATTTCTGGTGGAGTACGCGGCTGCACGTCCCCCCCTGATGCTCTCCTTTCGTTTTAATCCCCAGAGCCTGACCCGCACCCGTAGTGTCACTCTGAATTTGGGCTCGACCCCTGCTACCCGCGGTGGCTATGATTTTACCCTGCCTTCGGAAACCTCCCGCGTCGCTCAGGGGGTATCAGTTGAACCAGAGTCCTTTGACCTGGAAATTCTTGTAGATGCCACCGATCGGATGAATGCATCGGATCTCGTTGCCCAAACCATCGGCATTCAGCCGGAGCTGGACACCCTGCGCTCCATGGTGGAGCCCAAGGTACAGGGCCCAGATGGCTTCCAGAGGTTGGCAGGGCTGGGGTTTGGTGGCGATCGCGCCTTCCAGCGGAACCAATCAGCCTCAGTCCTGCTTCTTGTTTGGGGGGTCCATGTGCTCCCGGTTTTTTTGAAAAGTATCGAGGTGGCTGAATCCGCCCATTTGCCGAATCTGACTCCCTATCGTGCCACAGTGAAGTTGACCCTCCAGGTTATTGAAGGCAATAATCCCTTCTACGCGCTGGAAAAACGGCGCCAGGATATAGGCTCAAAACTCAATACCACCCAGACCGTGGTTGGAGGAATTTTGGGAGGGATTTTCTGATGCTGTTGTCCAATTCACGCTATAAAGACGGGCGTCGATTTGAGGCAGATGCCCAGGGAGTGGTACGGTGCAAGGGAATCCGCGAACGGGTAATCGGCAGAGCCACCGGTGTAATCGAACACATGGTTGAAGCTGGTGATCGTCTCGATCTTTTGGCACATCGTTACTACAACGATGCCCGACTCTGGTACCGCATTCTGGATGCCAACCCAGACCTGGCCAATGGGGTGGAACTGTCGCTGGCTCAGCGGGTGGGGGAGGTTATTCTCATTCCCAAGGCCAAGGAGTAATCCATGCCGCTTGATCTCTTTGCCCAACCGGATCGCGATCCTGCCGAGTGTCTCATCACCGTTGATGGGGCCGAAATCAACGAGCTCTATCCTTTTTTGCTTGAGGTCCGGGTGGAGTGCAGCCGTACCGAGGCAGCGATTGCCACCTTGAGTTTTGAGACCCGACGCAACGAGCTGGGGAGCTGGACAATCCAGGATGTCGGGATTCTTGAGCCCTGGAAGCGAATTGTGATCACAAGTGCTTTTGGTCACCGGGAAGAGGAGATCATGCGTGGCTACATTCGTGAGGTCCGTCTGGAAACTCCTGAGGATGCGGGCTCTGCCCAGGTGGTGGTGGAGTGCCAGGATGACTCGTTACGTCTTGACCGTACCCACAGGCGAAGAACCTGGGGGACCTCCGAGCTGCCCACCAGCGATACGCTGCTGCTTTCTGAAATACTGGGGACCTACGGCATGCTGCCCCATGAGGACAATGAGCCTGGACAAAGTCGCCTGGTGGGAGTTGCTCAAGACGATACCGACATCAAATTTCTTAAATCCCGGGCCGAATTCAACGGTTATGAACTGATCTTTCGCCAAGGACGGATCTACTTCGGCCCCATGCGTCTCGAGGCCGATCCGCAGGCCACAATTATGGTTTATGCAGGGGAAGCCACCAACTGTCTCTCGCTTTCAGTACGGGCGGATGGACATCAACCTGATGCGGTCAGCTACGATCTGCCCAGCGATGAAGGGGATAGTGTTGAGTCCTCTGAGCCTGTCCGCTCAAACCTCTTTTTACTGGGAACAAGCCGGGCGGACTCCATCCATGCCGGGCTGGAGGATTTTGTCTGGCGTATGTCGGCCGAGGCCAGCGCTGATGGCGAACGGATGCGGGCCCTGGCCCAGATGAAGGCCAATGATCTTGATATTCATCGCCTGCAGGGGGAAGGCGAACTTGACGGCGCTCTCTACGGGCATGTGCTGCAACCCGGTTTACCGGTTCCGGTGGATGGCCTGGGTGAGCGCATGTCCGGAATCTACTATGTTGACAGTGTCAGCCACAGCTTTACCACCGCTGGTTACAGGCAGCAGTTTCGTCTGTTGCGCAATGGCTATGGCGATACCCTGGATGCGGTCACAGGGCTGTTACGATCCCTTGTAGGAGTCATCTGATGCCCGATGATGTCATAGAACAACACCTTTCACAGATGCTGCGCGAACGCAGAGCCTACGGCAAGTACCGTGGTTTTGTGGTCGACAACAACGATCCCCAGCGGCTGGCCCGGGTGCGGGTCCGGGTGCCCAGCCTTTTAGGCGAGGCAGAGACCGACTGGGCCTTGCCCTGCCTGCCCTGTGGCGGTCTGGAAAATCAGGGGTTTTTTACGGTGCCCGATATTGGAGCCCAGGTCTGGGTGGAGTTTGAAGGGGGCAACCTTAACTATCCTATTTGGACAGGCACCTTCTGGCAGCAGGAGGCAGATATTCCCGAAGAGGTGAAAGCGGATCAAACCACCACCAAACTCTGGCGAACCCCCGGCGGTCATGTGTTTCTCCTGGAGGATTGTGGTGGTGAGGAAATCGTGCGCCTGGAGCACTCTGGGGGAGCCATGCTGGAGATGGACGCAGAGGGCAATGTGGAGCTGCACACCAATGGTGAGGAGAAGTTGGTGCTCAGTGCTGCGGAGCAGAGTTTGAGCCTGGAAGACCAGCACGGCAACACACTCACTATGAATAACCGGGGCATACAACTGGAGGATATGAACGGTAATCGCTTCACCATGGAGACTTCCGGTATCACGATTGAGTCTGGTGGAACGATTACGCTCAATGGAACCGTGGTCGCCCTGGGGGGGAGTGGTGGAGAGCCGATCATCAAAGGGCAAAGCCTGTTAACCCTTCTGGCCACACATGTGCACCCTACAGGCGTGGGCCCCAGTGGTCCTCCCGTTCCCCAGGGCGAAATGTCGACCCTCTCCCTCAAGGTTACCAGCGCATAAGGAGCTGCCATGGCGCGTCGACTGATTGACCCTCCCTACCTGAGTTTTCCCTTGCAAATGAGCGCAGATGGCCCTCTTCTGGCCAGTCGTTCCGAACATATTCGGGGCCAGATCGAGCAGGTCCTTTTTACCCTGCCCGGTGAGCGTGTCTTTCGTCCGGACTTTGGGGCCGGGGTCAAGGCGCTGGTCTTTGAACCCAACAGCACCCCGCTGTGGCAGATCACCAAACGCCGTTTGCTCTCCAGCCTTGCCGATGCCCTTCAAGGGGAGGTTGACCCCAAAAGTATCGAGATTGAGATCTCAGGCGAGGAGGCAACCCTGACCATTACCATTGGCTATACCCTGGCCGCTGTTGGTGTGCAGGAGACCCAGACCTTTACCGTGGGAGGCAGCTGATGGCACAGGATCCTGTTGCAGACTTACTCTATGATGGAGGATGCCCGGATTGTGGGCGTCGGGTTATTGACCTGCCTGATATGCTTCCTGAAGTGGGGGATGATTTTGATTGGGATCAGCGCGATTATGATGGATTTCGTCTGTTTATGCTCCAGGAACTTGCGGCCCGATTTCCGGAGCGGCGACGTTGGACCCCAGCCGATGTAGAGGTCGCCCTGGTAGAGGTGTTGGCCTACGCGCTTGATCAAGTATCTGATGGCTTGGACCGTGCCCAGGCCGAACGATTTCTGGAAACTGCCAGACGACCGGAGTCATTACGGCGCCTGCTGCTTATGGTTGGTTATGATGTAGCTGGTCTGACAAAACGGACCCTGGATGGGCCGTTTGCTCAACTCGATGCAGATCAGGCCGCCGCACCGCTTGATGCCTCAGATCGGCTTCTTTTTGATGACTGGTGGCTAGATCATCCCGAACAGATGGAGCTGGCCCGGTTAGATGGGCCACGTTCTATTCATGAGCAACACCGTATGGTGACTTTGGAGGATTTTCAGCTGCAGCTTGAGCGTCATCCCCTGGTGCTGCGGGCCCATGCCTGGGAGCGGTGGGACGGTTCCTGGTCAACCGTCCATGTGGCGGTGATTAACTGGCGCAGGCTTGATCTGGATACGCCCTGCAATGATTTCAGTGATGATATCTGGTCGCAGACGCAACATTTTCACGCCGAGCGCGGTGTTCATCTGCCGGAGCGTGCTGATGCGCCCAATGTCCGTTCTATCCTCTACCCCTATCTTGAAGCCTATCGCATGGTTGGTCAGGAGGTGGTGCTTGAAGAGGCGGTTGAGGTGGGGATCGTTATCGGTCTCTCCCTTCAGGTGAACAGCGAGTATTTCCAATCGGAGATTCGCCACGCCGTTGAACGAGCTCTGGGAACGGGACCAGGAGGCTTTTTTGCTCCCGGAAGGCTTCGCTTTGGAGAAGATCTCTATGCAAGTGATCTCTATGAGTTGCTCATGTCCCTGGCTGGAGTGGATAACGTCTGTCTCAACCGATTCAAGCGACTTGGGGATCGGTTTCGAGACCAGGCAGCCAGTGGACAGATCGTCCTTGAAGGCTTGGAGGTGGCTATCTGCGATAACGATCAGGCCCGGCCGGAGCGAGGATATTGCACGTTGAGCCTGCATGGAGGACGCAAAGGATGAGTGATCTGACCCGCTGGAACCGTGCCGGTCTTGCCCGCTTTGAGTATGTAGACGGCAATGCAGCAGTCTACCTGGAACGGCTTCGTGCGGGACTGGCCAATCGTTTTCCCGGTTGGCAGCCTGTCGCCGGAGGGGCTCCACCAGTTGAGCTCGAAAGTGAAGTGGCCAAAAAAGAACGACTGGAAAACCTCTACACCGCAGACCCAAGCGATATGCTCTGGCAACTGACCCGACAGTTTGCCCGTTCCTGTCACGTGCTGGGGGCACACGTTGATGCCTTTGCCAATGAGGGAACCCTGGAGACAGCCAGCCAGTGGGAAAATCTTCGTCGCCTGGTGGCCCTGCTCAATTATGCGCCCCTGCCACCAGCCTCTGCCTCGGTCCCTCTGGCCCTTATGGTGAAGGAGGGGAAGAGCGGGGACGTGGCCAAAGGTTTCCAGGTGAAACATACCCCCAGAGAGGGCAAACCCGTTATCTTTGAAACACTTGAGGATTGTGCAGTCGATGCCGCCTGGAACGGATTACGCGCCCGGGGATACCAGGTGAGCCCGGTCCCACTCTATGGGACAGAGCTGGTTGTTGTGGAAAGGCTTGAAAAGGTCCGAGTGGGGGACCCACTGATCCTGGAAAATGAGCGGAGCGGGAAACTGTCAGCGCACTTGGTGCAGGGGCTGGTGTTGGAAGCAACAAGCAGCAGGCTGACCCTGACCCCGGCCATACCGGCGGGGTTTACCTGCGGAACAACTCTGGTTCATTGCTGTCCCCAGGAAGCACTGAAACCGCTTGGTCCGCAAACGGGAGGAGTGAAGGCTGTGGGGCACAGTCTGCAGCTGGCGACTGCCAGCAAAGGGCTGGCCCCCGGTGATATTGTGGTTATCCGTTCAGAGGACAATAAGCCCCTGTATCGTCGAATTAAAGCGGTACATGACGATCGTCTGGTTTTGTATCATCCCATTGGCCAGTTGACCTTGCGAGGTGCCACTGTGGCCCGGCCGGTGAAGGTGCCCCTCTGTGAGCTGGCCAACCCTCCGCGAGGTCGTGAAATCCTTGATGCGGACAGTGGCGGACAGGCCAAGGGGACAGTGATTGATATCGTCTATGCCGCCGGTGACTGGTCACGGCTTGCAGGGCAGTGGTTAGCGGACCGCACTGATTGGGGTAAGGGCACTTCCAAACGCGAGTATTTCCCGGTCTATAACTGTATCCATGCCAAGTATGTCCCCGTGGAAACAGAGACATTTTCCGTGGAAAAGGGGGATCGTC
Coding sequences within it:
- a CDS encoding Pvc16 family protein, whose amino-acid sequence is MSAATILNGSDMALVSSPLSQVCKGIRTYLDGAVNGPDRSRVSVGLATPAEASSSSAGDSDHRLNLFFYSFEPAGLFPDILPGETSWMRAFCLITPFAGEEDSVGPGENDLRLIGEVSRIFHERPIFHLDVEGERYHLQVILQPLALDQLNQLWSTQGDTVYRPSLLYEISLMPVVPLDKAVPAPLTGAMGMEVLSNLDSYDVHPKTNPPQVMAMEPNVRLPDWTPAVALVYQGQCSLSLVFQVGSEVLANFIPQVWLAGEVGRSVTLCWETWEAGRGWQKVDPTTPVLVPNRAIDPDSVGMATVVPATLPFVDRAGQMLLYAERSLIRPTDGTSMQLRSNPLLITLYTG
- a CDS encoding ATP-binding protein codes for the protein MNVAQNSSVDQLDPEWRRLELLCWCLSKGRRGEKLGDDVLEQIRDLQAQVHALRDPDGVWRDLLDLDLDPLEFDILAAVLAPEIEPRIGWSFQSVQVGVSQPWATRSLIQELFALDRVQAKELRCFLGPQGTLRRRRLICCEQEGPYAPIVPDPGTLRRITGEKREIPPPPGAIPVRQLASWDDLVLPASKLAMLKEFLLWIEQRDRVVHSWLGQPVGGPVALFTGPSGTGKTFAATVLAGSLGWQLFRVDLGRLVSKYVGETEENLNKLFDAAHDQPMVLQFDEADALFAKRGEVKEARDRYANMEVSHLLSRIESHNGPCILTTNLRKQFDGAFTRRFQLVVDFPRPDAKARAALWNRLLPPKAPLNPEIDPGFIGAAVALTGGSIRNAALYAAYLAAGAVQSIGLDHIAHAIWRELGKEGREIQPQDLGPLAKYLPQELFCED
- a CDS encoding tail protein X, with product MLLSNSRYKDGRRFEADAQGVVRCKGIRERVIGRATGVIEHMVEAGDRLDLLAHRYYNDARLWYRILDANPDLANGVELSLAQRVGEVILIPKAKE
- a CDS encoding phage baseplate assembly protein V; protein product: MPDDVIEQHLSQMLRERRAYGKYRGFVVDNNDPQRLARVRVRVPSLLGEAETDWALPCLPCGGLENQGFFTVPDIGAQVWVEFEGGNLNYPIWTGTFWQQEADIPEEVKADQTTTKLWRTPGGHVFLLEDCGGEEIVRLEHSGGAMLEMDAEGNVELHTNGEEKLVLSAAEQSLSLEDQHGNTLTMNNRGIQLEDMNGNRFTMETSGITIESGGTITLNGTVVALGGSGGEPIIKGQSLLTLLATHVHPTGVGPSGPPVPQGEMSTLSLKVTSA
- a CDS encoding GPW/gp25 family protein → MARRLIDPPYLSFPLQMSADGPLLASRSEHIRGQIEQVLFTLPGERVFRPDFGAGVKALVFEPNSTPLWQITKRRLLSSLADALQGEVDPKSIEIEISGEEATLTITIGYTLAAVGVQETQTFTVGGS